A window of Fictibacillus halophilus contains these coding sequences:
- a CDS encoding response regulator, protein MNNVNVYENNASAPEKTRIAIIDDHRLFREGVKRILDMEDQFSVVAEGDDGSEAENIVRDHNPDVVLMDINMPNINGVEATRRLVEKSPDTKVIILSIHDDETYVSHAVQTGASGYLLKEMDADSLIEAVRVVADGGAYLHPKITYNLLNEFRRLSTTNKTQQNKAGFVEVEYRKPLHILTRRECEVLQLLADGRSNRTIGEELYISEKTVKNHVSNILQKMNVNDRTQAVVEAIKNGWVKVR, encoded by the coding sequence ATGAATAATGTTAATGTGTACGAAAATAACGCCTCAGCACCTGAGAAAACAAGAATAGCTATTATCGATGACCATCGTTTGTTCCGTGAAGGAGTTAAACGTATTCTAGATATGGAAGATCAATTCTCTGTTGTTGCTGAAGGTGACGATGGCTCTGAAGCGGAAAATATTGTCCGCGACCATAATCCGGATGTGGTGTTGATGGACATCAATATGCCAAACATTAACGGTGTTGAAGCAACCCGTCGTTTGGTTGAAAAGTCTCCTGATACGAAGGTTATTATCCTTTCAATCCACGATGATGAGACGTATGTGTCACATGCTGTTCAAACGGGTGCATCTGGTTACCTCCTAAAAGAGATGGATGCTGATTCATTGATTGAAGCCGTTCGTGTCGTTGCGGATGGTGGAGCTTATCTCCACCCGAAGATTACGTATAACCTGTTGAACGAATTTCGTCGTTTATCAACGACGAATAAAACACAGCAAAACAAAGCTGGTTTTGTTGAGGTAGAGTACCGTAAACCACTTCATATTTTAACGCGTCGTGAGTGTGAGGTTCTTCAGTTGTTGGCGGATGGACGTAGCAACCGTACGATTGGGGAAGAGCTTTATATTAGTGAGAAGACGGTTAAGAACCATGTGAGTAATATTCTTCAGAAGATGAATGTGAATGATCGTACGCAGGCTGTTGTTGAGGCGATCAAGAATGGTTGGGTAAAGGTACGTTGA
- a CDS encoding sensor histidine kinase, giving the protein MTAAKLTIDPHLLDGILNQTIDTVTASQSQIFEISEHSRQEFQQLRRELELVKQQVIEVIHKSDRTEEYAKLARTRLAEVSKHFQRYSESDIRDAYENANKYQIELSIIRQTEKQLREKRDELERRIGALNETVQKAESLAGQISVVLNYLNGDLRKINELVQNAQQKQEFGLQIIEAQEEERKRVSREIHDGPAQLMANVLIRSELLEKIFVEKGTEAARVEIKDLRVMVRNSLKEVRRIIYDLRPMALDDLGIVPTLDKYLRNVKESTGIEVELHALGQTRRFPNKMEIAIFRLIQESVSNAVKHSEANLIEVKLEFTQKFISLYIRDDGKGFDMTQPTKSNSFGMMGMRERVELLEGTLKVKSRINFGTSVYIQIPIQD; this is encoded by the coding sequence ATGACTGCAGCTAAGTTAACGATAGATCCACATTTGTTGGACGGAATACTAAATCAGACCATCGATACAGTTACAGCAAGCCAATCGCAAATCTTCGAGATCAGTGAACATTCTCGCCAAGAGTTTCAGCAGCTGCGGCGCGAGCTTGAGTTAGTGAAGCAGCAGGTCATTGAAGTCATTCATAAATCTGACCGCACTGAGGAATACGCAAAGCTAGCACGAACTCGACTGGCAGAGGTTAGCAAGCATTTTCAAAGGTATAGTGAATCTGATATTCGAGATGCGTATGAGAATGCCAATAAGTATCAGATTGAACTATCCATCATCCGGCAAACAGAGAAGCAGCTTCGGGAGAAAAGAGATGAGCTCGAGCGGAGAATTGGCGCATTGAACGAAACGGTTCAAAAAGCTGAGTCTCTGGCAGGTCAGATTTCTGTTGTTTTAAATTATCTTAACGGTGATTTAAGAAAAATTAACGAACTCGTTCAAAACGCTCAGCAAAAACAAGAGTTTGGACTTCAAATCATAGAAGCCCAAGAAGAAGAGCGTAAACGGGTCTCACGTGAAATCCATGACGGTCCAGCTCAATTGATGGCGAATGTCCTTATTCGTTCAGAACTGTTAGAGAAAATATTTGTAGAAAAAGGAACTGAGGCAGCTCGTGTTGAAATAAAAGATTTACGGGTTATGGTCCGAAATTCCTTGAAAGAGGTACGTAGAATTATTTACGATCTGCGACCGATGGCTCTAGATGATCTTGGTATCGTTCCGACATTAGACAAATATTTACGAAATGTTAAAGAAAGTACAGGCATAGAGGTTGAGCTTCATGCGCTTGGTCAGACTCGACGGTTTCCGAATAAGATGGAGATTGCGATTTTCCGTTTGATTCAAGAGTCGGTAAGCAATGCCGTTAAACACTCTGAAGCAAATCTGATTGAGGTTAAACTTGAGTTTACTCAAAAGTTTATTTCTTTATATATCCGAGATGATGGCAAAGGATTCGATATGACACAGCCTACAAAATCAAATTCCTTTGGCATGATGGGGATGAGAGAGCGGGTCGAACTGCTCGAAGGAACTTTAAAAGTGAAATCCCGCATAAACTTCGGTACAAGTGTTTACATTCAAATTCCCATTCAAGACTAG
- a CDS encoding YigZ family protein, producing the protein MLANYLTVKNEGQHEIVIEKSRFIAHIARAITEEEAQEFIQKIKKEHNSATHNCSAYLIGETDNIQKANDDGEPSGTAGVPMLEVLKKRELKDTVAVVTRYFGGIKLGAGGLIRAYGKSVSEGLNHIGVVERQLQQIVHITVDYTLLGKMENELRNSVYPIKELNYMEKVEIQMYVPIKEKETFKEWIIDLSNAQSEIVFGEQEYLEKNI; encoded by the coding sequence ATGCTTGCCAATTATCTTACCGTGAAAAACGAAGGGCAACACGAGATCGTGATTGAAAAATCCCGTTTTATTGCTCATATCGCACGAGCTATAACTGAAGAAGAAGCTCAAGAGTTTATCCAAAAAATCAAAAAAGAACATAACAGCGCTACACATAATTGTTCAGCATACTTGATAGGAGAAACAGACAATATTCAAAAAGCGAACGATGACGGTGAACCGAGTGGTACAGCAGGTGTTCCGATGTTAGAAGTACTCAAAAAACGGGAATTGAAAGACACAGTTGCTGTTGTCACACGTTACTTCGGCGGAATCAAATTAGGAGCTGGAGGACTTATCCGTGCATACGGCAAATCTGTTTCAGAAGGCCTCAACCACATTGGCGTTGTAGAACGTCAACTTCAACAGATCGTTCACATCACCGTCGATTATACGCTTCTCGGAAAAATGGAGAACGAACTGCGCAACTCTGTCTACCCCATCAAAGAGTTGAATTACATGGAAAAAGTGGAGATTCAAATGTATGTTCCGATAAAAGAAAAAGAAACATTTAAAGAATGGATTATCGACCTTTCAAACGCACAAAGTGAGATTGTTTTTGGTGAGCAAGAATATTTAGAAAAGAACATTTGA
- a CDS encoding LCP family protein → MNRKAMRSRRKRRRRILFILVPILVVILASVGYGSYLTYKLANATSNASEELGRGEKSDKREQAVDPSEDHFSVLLAGVDDSSKRGFSANGGYKGVRSDALILATFNREDKSVKMVSLPRDSKVEIPGHRNTDRIAHAHSYGGMDLTVETVEDLFDVPVDYYVKLNFDAFLEIIDALGGVEINVEKEITEQNSKDEAGAIHLEPGVQELSPEEALAYARTRKLDSDIYRGDRQKQLVEAIIKKSASMESIPKYGTVIDTVGDNMATNFTFGNILALFKYAKSIDTIENLKLEGTDDTSTGAYYYQLDESSVDEISEQLKSHLELPGYNYDPNSSENTSEDSEQDTATE, encoded by the coding sequence ATGAATAGAAAAGCAATGCGCAGTAGGAGAAAAAGACGCCGTCGAATTCTCTTCATCCTTGTTCCTATACTCGTAGTTATTCTAGCTTCAGTAGGATATGGATCGTATCTTACGTATAAATTAGCGAACGCAACGTCTAATGCAAGTGAGGAATTAGGGCGTGGCGAAAAATCAGACAAACGTGAACAAGCCGTTGATCCGTCCGAAGATCATTTCTCGGTATTGTTGGCGGGAGTCGATGATAGTTCAAAACGTGGGTTTAGTGCAAATGGGGGCTATAAAGGTGTTCGTTCAGATGCACTTATATTAGCAACATTTAACCGCGAAGATAAATCAGTCAAAATGGTAAGTTTGCCGCGTGACTCAAAAGTTGAGATTCCTGGTCACAGAAATACAGACCGAATCGCACATGCTCACTCCTATGGAGGTATGGACTTAACTGTAGAAACTGTTGAAGACTTGTTTGATGTACCAGTCGATTATTATGTGAAATTAAACTTTGATGCTTTCCTTGAGATCATTGATGCTCTAGGTGGCGTAGAAATAAATGTTGAAAAAGAAATCACGGAACAAAACAGTAAGGACGAAGCAGGAGCTATCCACCTTGAACCTGGTGTACAGGAATTATCTCCAGAGGAAGCACTTGCTTATGCACGAACGCGTAAGCTCGATTCTGACATATATCGTGGCGATCGTCAGAAACAATTAGTAGAAGCCATCATTAAAAAGTCAGCATCTATGGAATCTATTCCGAAGTATGGAACAGTGATCGACACAGTTGGTGACAACATGGCGACAAACTTTACGTTCGGAAATATCTTGGCACTGTTCAAGTACGCAAAATCAATCGATACAATTGAGAACTTGAAACTTGAAGGAACAGATGACACAAGTACTGGTGCTTACTACTATCAGCTTGATGAATCTTCTGTTGATGAGATTTCTGAACAGCTTAAGTCTCACTTGGAGCTACCAGGCTACAACTATGATCCGAATAGCTCTGAAAACACAAGCGAAGATTCAGAACAAGATACAGCTACAGAATAA
- a CDS encoding acyltransferase, which produces MNNNTLQERPKQIREIYLVRALAIIGVIMVHSTSGVVASFNTDSSLYGVYNFLNIFFKFGTPTFIFLSSFVLFFNYYYKPLTKERITGFYKKRLLFIIIPYLIFSFLYFAMTASVQGYASTGEMAKAFLMDFLTGKAYTHLYFVFISIQLYVLFPFILMFLKKFPKVTKHTIWIGFVLQWTFVLLNHYYWQYSLKGSISFSYMSYYFLGAFIGIHYQQIHDYLVVTKEKLFSKKALVWIPLWVIWVAASAGHVGVWYVTRANGAMIDSKIYELLWNVHTFTSAIVLMQISYWLYRHLHEKVLNVMIHLGVVSFGVYLIHPILLLIARKVLVTGDPILYHVSVAAMFLFALIGSWIIVGNIMRIKQSWVLFGPKPKNPYVPSKKEAAQAS; this is translated from the coding sequence ATGAATAACAACACATTGCAAGAGAGACCAAAACAAATTCGTGAAATTTACCTGGTCCGCGCATTGGCGATCATCGGTGTAATTATGGTTCACTCCACTTCCGGAGTTGTCGCATCATTCAATACTGATTCATCGCTTTACGGTGTCTACAACTTTCTTAACATCTTCTTTAAGTTTGGAACACCGACTTTTATTTTCTTAAGTAGTTTTGTTTTATTCTTTAACTACTATTACAAACCATTGACGAAAGAACGTATAACTGGCTTCTATAAGAAGCGTTTATTGTTCATTATCATCCCGTACTTGATTTTTTCATTCTTGTATTTCGCCATGACAGCGAGCGTACAAGGTTATGCAAGTACAGGTGAGATGGCAAAGGCGTTCTTGATGGATTTCTTAACAGGTAAAGCGTACACGCATTTATACTTTGTATTTATTTCTATCCAGCTTTATGTACTGTTTCCGTTTATCTTAATGTTCCTTAAAAAGTTCCCTAAAGTGACGAAACATACGATCTGGATTGGATTTGTGCTTCAATGGACATTCGTACTGCTAAATCACTATTATTGGCAGTATTCGCTTAAAGGTAGTATTTCGTTCTCTTATATGTCTTATTACTTCCTTGGAGCGTTTATCGGTATTCATTATCAACAGATTCACGATTACCTTGTTGTTACAAAAGAGAAATTATTCTCTAAGAAAGCATTAGTCTGGATCCCACTTTGGGTGATCTGGGTCGCAGCATCTGCAGGCCACGTGGGAGTATGGTATGTCACTCGTGCGAATGGTGCGATGATTGATTCTAAGATCTATGAATTGTTATGGAACGTACACACATTTACGTCGGCAATTGTCTTAATGCAGATTTCATATTGGTTATACAGACATCTTCATGAAAAAGTATTGAACGTTATGATTCATTTAGGTGTTGTGTCGTTCGGTGTTTACTTGATCCATCCGATTCTCTTATTGATCGCACGTAAAGTTCTTGTAACAGGAGATCCTATTCTCTACCATGTATCCGTTGCAGCGATGTTCTTATTCGCGTTGATTGGTTCATGGATTATTGTAGGAAATATTATGAGAATCAAGCAATCTTGGGTATTGTTCGGACCAAAACCGAAAAATCCTTATGTACCATCTAAAAAAGAAGCTGCTCAAGCTTCATAA
- a CDS encoding FAD-dependent oxidoreductase — MKNKGWLRWAVSGGLLIVLVVAFIFIKKIYPYPTSVAKMDVVPYEAPEIQEEYDVIVVGGEPEGVAAAVSAARNGSKTLLIEHRDGLGGLFTYGALNFLDVSYDKNGKWANQGVFLEWFKLTGSRIGFDLEDAETAFMQLVQKEENLTLSLNTKMDDVVMKDKALTGIVLTDESGDQKTVSAKRFIDATQDADLATAANAPFFKGGADIGLEDRKMAVTLMIHFSNIDWDKVQKAAKDGVFGGGEVTSNVAWGFSDLHYDYKPVNPQTRLRGLNVVRQDDGSVYINALQVFGINGLDEADKKKAIEIGKEETKHILKYLQKEFPGFEKAEIKSFPPELYVRETRHVKTEYQLPMTDIWENKDHWDSIGFGAYPVDVQATSPGDYGYVISKPEQYAVPFRSLIPLEVDNLLVASKAAGYSSIAAGSARVVPTGMTLGEAAGAASAISIKNETSFRKMSKDKELIKTLQETLKDKGANLYAYEADYPYKGEWFYENTKPLINYGLVVGGYTNEFPVNKPISELSFSNLLTNGINRMVPEQADQYKMKNLKRIVDEKGKEILTGQQAAHMLLTLHGVSVSESEAWEVAVEKGYIDDVLQKRVKPETQLKGSEGYYLAGHVLNKIKEM, encoded by the coding sequence ATGAAAAACAAAGGTTGGTTGAGATGGGCTGTATCGGGAGGATTGCTTATCGTTCTGGTAGTGGCGTTCATTTTTATAAAAAAGATATATCCATATCCTACTTCTGTTGCAAAAATGGATGTGGTTCCATATGAAGCACCAGAAATACAAGAAGAATACGATGTAATCGTCGTTGGAGGAGAGCCAGAAGGTGTGGCAGCCGCTGTTTCTGCTGCAAGAAATGGTTCTAAAACGTTGCTGATTGAACATAGAGACGGGCTAGGCGGTCTATTTACATATGGCGCACTGAATTTCCTTGATGTGAGCTATGATAAGAACGGCAAATGGGCAAATCAAGGTGTTTTCTTAGAATGGTTTAAACTCACTGGCAGCAGAATTGGATTTGACCTAGAAGATGCTGAAACTGCATTCATGCAGCTTGTACAAAAAGAAGAAAATCTGACGTTATCTTTAAATACGAAGATGGATGACGTTGTAATGAAAGACAAAGCACTCACAGGGATAGTACTTACTGATGAGAGTGGAGATCAAAAAACGGTTTCTGCAAAGCGCTTTATCGATGCAACGCAAGACGCAGATCTAGCGACGGCTGCTAATGCGCCATTCTTTAAAGGTGGAGCAGACATTGGTCTGGAAGATCGTAAAATGGCCGTTACACTCATGATTCATTTTAGCAATATCGATTGGGACAAGGTTCAGAAAGCTGCAAAAGACGGTGTTTTTGGTGGTGGGGAAGTAACGAGCAATGTGGCTTGGGGGTTCTCAGACCTTCACTATGATTATAAGCCCGTTAATCCTCAGACTCGTCTACGTGGATTGAACGTTGTACGTCAAGATGATGGATCCGTCTATATCAATGCCTTACAGGTGTTTGGGATCAATGGTTTAGATGAAGCTGATAAGAAAAAAGCAATCGAGATTGGAAAAGAAGAAACAAAACATATTTTAAAGTATCTTCAAAAAGAGTTTCCTGGCTTTGAGAAAGCAGAAATTAAAAGCTTCCCTCCAGAGTTATATGTTCGTGAGACAAGACATGTTAAAACCGAGTACCAACTGCCTATGACAGACATTTGGGAAAACAAAGATCATTGGGATTCAATCGGATTCGGAGCTTATCCTGTAGACGTACAAGCGACATCACCTGGTGATTACGGTTATGTTATTTCAAAACCTGAGCAATATGCGGTTCCGTTCCGCTCATTAATTCCGCTAGAGGTTGATAACTTACTGGTTGCAAGTAAAGCGGCGGGCTACAGCTCCATCGCAGCAGGAAGTGCACGTGTAGTTCCAACTGGAATGACATTGGGAGAAGCAGCTGGTGCTGCATCAGCAATCTCGATTAAGAATGAAACATCTTTCCGTAAGATGTCTAAGGATAAAGAATTGATCAAAACTCTTCAAGAAACATTGAAGGATAAAGGTGCTAACCTTTATGCGTATGAAGCTGATTATCCTTACAAGGGAGAATGGTTCTACGAGAACACGAAGCCACTGATTAACTACGGACTTGTTGTAGGTGGATATACGAACGAATTTCCTGTAAATAAGCCGATCAGTGAACTTTCATTCAGCAATTTGCTAACAAACGGGATCAACCGAATGGTTCCTGAACAAGCTGATCAATATAAAATGAAAAACTTGAAAAGAATCGTTGATGAAAAAGGGAAAGAAATTCTCACAGGTCAGCAAGCTGCTCACATGCTACTAACTCTTCATGGCGTTTCAGTTTCAGAAAGTGAAGCATGGGAGGTAGCAGTTGAAAAAGGCTATATCGATGATGTTTTGCAAAAGCGCGTGAAACCTGAAACACAGCTAAAAGGCAGTGAAGGTTATTATCTTGCTGGACATGTGTTGAATAAAATTAAAGAGATGTAA
- a CDS encoding LTA synthase family protein gives MPYKKASFFGTLFFTFTVSMLLKAIFVRFLLFEDINFIDTISLELSYVLLFACLIEFIANNKVKFSVYLSLNLLLSTLFFGITVYHSYFGNIPTYYALMQAGQVGAVKDSVNQLIQPEYFLFYIDFIVMAILLLTRKIPLQSKFKLSRKKLIAPILGISFAVCLANFFLHKDEIITDSAVAAESKGIFNFEALQVYYGPNGGLPQAAAFSEAELQNERTIQDKINEVKGITEIPESERNYFGAAKGRNLILIQFESMQDFPIGLKIDGKEVTPNMNKLLNNSFYFNNLYQQTGAGNTSDAEFIANTSLYPAGMVATSTFFESKAFPSMPRLLQKEGYETFTLHADKVEFWNRVELYPSLGFDKYYELDFFGKEDLIGLGPSDEVMFKKGMPLLTELRDKNKPFYAHFISMTSHHPYEIPAEKDVFELPEAYKKSIVGKYIQAISYNDMVLGKFINQLKAEGLWENSVLAFYGDHMGMHHTMFKENDPEILKELLGHEYTKIDRFNVPFVITAPGITDNGMTSDQLAGQLDMMPTLANLMGVSLNNYVHFGQDLLNHKENLIGMRYYMPAGSFFNGEVVFQPEKSFDDGEALMLETAKKVPHAPYKEDYDRILKLLGLSDQYLKSLPDK, from the coding sequence TTGCCATATAAAAAGGCTTCATTCTTTGGTACTCTTTTCTTCACATTTACAGTTTCAATGCTTTTAAAAGCTATTTTTGTTCGTTTTTTATTATTTGAAGATATTAATTTTATAGATACTATTTCTTTAGAACTAAGTTATGTCCTTCTTTTTGCTTGTTTGATTGAGTTCATAGCTAACAATAAGGTTAAATTTAGTGTGTATCTTTCTTTAAACTTGCTGCTTTCAACCTTATTCTTTGGAATCACTGTTTACCACTCTTACTTCGGCAATATTCCAACTTATTATGCCCTAATGCAAGCTGGACAAGTAGGAGCTGTTAAAGACAGTGTAAATCAGCTCATTCAACCAGAATACTTTCTTTTTTATATAGACTTTATCGTGATGGCTATTCTTCTATTAACTAGAAAAATTCCCTTACAATCTAAATTTAAACTTTCAAGAAAAAAACTGATCGCACCCATTTTAGGCATTTCGTTTGCTGTTTGTTTAGCTAACTTCTTTCTTCATAAAGATGAGATCATAACGGATTCCGCTGTTGCTGCTGAAAGTAAAGGGATTTTTAATTTTGAAGCACTCCAAGTGTATTACGGTCCAAATGGTGGCTTACCTCAAGCTGCTGCTTTTTCAGAAGCTGAGCTCCAAAATGAAAGAACCATACAGGATAAGATAAACGAAGTAAAAGGGATAACTGAAATCCCAGAATCTGAGCGTAATTACTTTGGTGCCGCCAAAGGTCGTAACCTCATTCTGATTCAATTTGAATCCATGCAAGATTTTCCGATCGGTTTGAAAATCGATGGCAAAGAAGTAACACCTAACATGAACAAGTTGTTAAACAATAGTTTTTATTTCAACAATCTTTATCAGCAGACAGGAGCAGGTAACACATCTGATGCAGAATTCATCGCAAACACTTCGCTTTACCCTGCTGGAATGGTCGCTACTTCTACTTTTTTTGAGAGTAAGGCTTTTCCAAGTATGCCGAGGCTTTTACAAAAAGAAGGCTACGAGACGTTTACGCTGCATGCAGATAAAGTTGAATTTTGGAACCGAGTTGAACTTTATCCTTCGTTAGGATTTGATAAATATTATGAGTTAGATTTTTTTGGTAAAGAAGATTTGATCGGATTAGGTCCATCTGATGAAGTGATGTTTAAGAAAGGCATGCCACTTTTAACTGAGTTAAGAGACAAGAACAAACCTTTTTATGCACATTTCATCTCTATGACGAGTCATCATCCTTATGAAATTCCAGCTGAGAAAGACGTTTTTGAGTTACCGGAAGCGTACAAAAAGTCCATTGTCGGAAAGTACATTCAAGCAATTAGCTATAATGATATGGTTTTAGGGAAATTCATCAATCAGTTAAAAGCAGAAGGATTATGGGAAAACTCGGTATTGGCGTTTTACGGAGATCATATGGGCATGCACCATACGATGTTTAAAGAGAACGACCCTGAAATTTTAAAAGAGCTTCTTGGTCATGAATATACGAAAATCGATCGATTTAACGTACCTTTTGTGATTACAGCTCCTGGTATCACGGATAACGGCATGACTTCTGATCAACTCGCAGGTCAGCTAGATATGATGCCAACACTCGCTAACTTGATGGGAGTTTCCTTAAACAATTATGTTCATTTTGGACAAGATTTGTTAAATCATAAGGAAAACTTGATCGGAATGCGCTATTACATGCCCGCTGGATCTTTCTTTAATGGAGAAGTGGTGTTCCAGCCAGAAAAATCGTTTGATGATGGTGAAGCTTTGATGCTTGAGACAGCAAAAAAGGTACCACATGCTCCATATAAAGAAGATTATGATCGAATATTAAAGTTATTAGGATTATCTGACCAATATTTGAAGTCACTTCCAGATAAATAA
- the csaB gene encoding polysaccharide pyruvyl transferase CsaB translates to MKVVLSGYYGFNNIGDEAILLSIISALREQKPDIEIVVLSNDPEFTKRTYGVDAINRWQMKEVLAVLKTSDGLISGGGSLLQDKTGMKSIPYYTGIMMLARMAGKPFFIYAQGMGPIDKTVSQILTKMMLKKAGKITLRDTGSIQLLKEIGLHNEMQLVPDPVLGFHLEEAKSEWFVQQGFTQPVLTVSVREWPTTNDFKSKVAEALDDFVRSRNEVVFIPMHDKHDDDTSREILGMMKEKAWVAPYDASIEEKVSIIGLSDMLLAMRLHALIFAGIMNTPFLALSYDPKIDAFSEQANQPVFAHVDGEWTGEELALALAKHLKALPQEKEKLAAAVAPLTAKAKDTAKQAIELFAK, encoded by the coding sequence ATGAAAGTAGTTTTATCAGGGTATTACGGATTTAATAACATTGGAGATGAGGCGATTCTATTATCGATCATCTCTGCACTAAGAGAACAAAAACCAGACATTGAGATCGTGGTCTTATCCAACGATCCGGAGTTTACGAAAAGAACGTATGGCGTAGATGCGATCAACCGCTGGCAGATGAAAGAAGTTTTAGCTGTGCTGAAAACGTCTGACGGCTTGATCTCAGGTGGAGGAAGTCTGCTGCAAGATAAGACGGGGATGAAGAGCATCCCTTATTACACAGGAATCATGATGCTCGCTCGCATGGCGGGAAAACCATTCTTTATTTACGCACAAGGAATGGGACCGATCGATAAGACGGTGAGTCAGATTCTAACGAAAATGATGCTTAAAAAAGCCGGAAAGATTACACTACGTGATACAGGCTCGATCCAACTTTTAAAAGAAATCGGATTACACAACGAAATGCAGTTAGTTCCAGATCCGGTCTTAGGCTTTCATTTAGAGGAAGCGAAGTCAGAGTGGTTCGTTCAGCAAGGATTCACGCAGCCTGTCCTAACGGTTTCTGTTCGTGAATGGCCGACCACTAATGATTTTAAATCAAAAGTGGCAGAAGCTTTGGATGATTTTGTTCGGAGTCGCAATGAGGTCGTGTTCATCCCGATGCATGATAAGCATGATGATGATACTTCTCGTGAGATCCTAGGAATGATGAAGGAAAAAGCATGGGTAGCACCATATGATGCTTCAATCGAAGAGAAAGTCTCCATTATCGGATTGTCTGATATGCTGCTTGCTATGAGACTGCACGCATTGATCTTTGCCGGAATCATGAACACGCCGTTTTTAGCGCTATCGTATGACCCTAAGATCGATGCCTTTTCAGAACAGGCGAATCAACCAGTTTTTGCTCATGTTGATGGTGAGTGGACCGGCGAGGAGCTCGCTTTGGCTTTAGCTAAACATTTAAAAGCGCTGCCTCAGGAAAAAGAAAAGCTGGCAGCTGCAGTTGCACCATTGACTGCAAAAGCGAAAGATACAGCGAAGCAAGCGATTGAGTTGTTTGCGAAATAG